One genomic segment of bacterium includes these proteins:
- a CDS encoding glycosyltransferase: MNIAMFTNTFIPHVGGVANSVKAFTDEYRRLGHRVLVVAPVFENTPQDEKDVIRVRAIQNFNGSDFSVSLAIPLVLSKKMELFQADIIHSHHPYLLGDTALRTAASLNIPLVFTHHTMYEQYTHYVPGDSPRLRHFVIELSTGYANLCDQVIAPSESVAAILTGRGVKTPISVIPTGVDIERFGQGNGPLFRADMGIPADALVIGYVGRLAAEKNLEFWAEAVAGFIRQSPTSHALVVGSGPAQTKIEEVFINAEVRERLHVTGALVGSRLADAYQAMDIFAFTSKSETQGMVLLEAMAAGVPVVALDAPGVHEVVRDGENGRLIGEEKIELFIQAISSITSLEPQKRRSLIEAARSTAREFSTAKSADKALALYRHLLLDRARTTAGPEQHKAWAAILRRIEEEWSIWSNRLSAAGKAVLGGKESGQ, encoded by the coding sequence ATGAATATTGCCATGTTCACCAATACCTTTATTCCTCATGTGGGCGGGGTGGCCAATTCCGTCAAGGCTTTTACGGATGAGTACCGCAGGCTGGGACATCGGGTTCTGGTTGTGGCTCCGGTCTTTGAGAATACGCCCCAGGACGAAAAAGATGTCATCCGGGTCCGGGCCATTCAGAACTTCAATGGAAGCGATTTTTCGGTCAGCCTGGCCATACCCCTGGTCCTGTCGAAGAAAATGGAGCTGTTCCAGGCAGATATCATCCATTCGCATCATCCCTACCTGCTGGGAGATACAGCCCTTCGCACCGCGGCCAGCCTCAATATTCCCCTGGTGTTCACCCATCATACCATGTATGAGCAGTACACGCATTACGTGCCGGGAGACTCGCCCAGACTCCGGCATTTCGTCATCGAGCTATCAACCGGATATGCCAACCTCTGTGACCAGGTGATCGCTCCGAGTGAGAGCGTGGCTGCGATTCTCACCGGGCGGGGAGTGAAGACCCCGATAAGCGTCATTCCCACCGGGGTTGATATCGAACGGTTTGGACAGGGAAACGGCCCGCTGTTCCGGGCTGATATGGGAATTCCGGCTGACGCCCTGGTCATCGGGTATGTGGGCCGTCTTGCTGCGGAGAAAAATCTCGAATTCTGGGCTGAGGCCGTTGCCGGATTCATCAGACAGTCACCCACGAGTCATGCCCTGGTTGTCGGCTCAGGCCCTGCTCAGACGAAGATAGAAGAAGTATTCATCAACGCGGAGGTTCGCGAGCGCCTCCATGTTACCGGGGCCCTGGTAGGCAGCAGGCTGGCTGATGCTTATCAGGCAATGGACATTTTCGCTTTTACCTCAAAGAGCGAAACCCAGGGCATGGTGCTGCTCGAGGCCATGGCTGCCGGTGTTCCGGTTGTGGCCCTCGATGCTCCGGGTGTGCATGAGGTAGTCCGGGATGGTGAGAATGGCCGGTTGATCGGGGAGGAGAAGATAGAGCTGTTCATTCAGGCCATTTCTTCGATCACCTCACTTGAGCCCCAAAAACGCCGCTCCCTGATCGAGGCGGCGCGAAGCACTGCACGGGAATTTTCAACAGCCAAAAGCGCTGATAAAGCCCTTGCACTTTACCGGCACCTCCTCCTGGACAGGGCACGGACCACGGCCGGACCTGAGCAGCACAAAGCCTGGGCCGCAATCCTGCGGCGGATCGAGGAAGAGTGGAGTATATGGAGCAACCGCCTTTCGGCGGCTGGAAAGGCTGTTCTGGGCGGGAAAGAAAGTGGCCAGTGA
- a CDS encoding substrate-binding domain-containing protein: MKKLVSLTLALILALSVFSLARAQEQRLRVSSTTSTDNTGLFAALNPPFEKMFNCRVDVIAEGTGKALKTGEMGDCDVVFVHARQAEDKFIAAGFGVNRRDVMYNDFIIVGPKNDPAGIKGSKDAALALARIARAQAFFVSRGDDSGTHKKEKEIWAKAGLEPKGQWYAEAGQGMGAVLQMAHEKNGYTLSDRGTYLAYKSKINLEILSEGDPALFNPYGIMAVNPARHPKANYILAMAYIGWVTSQEGQKIIREFGKDKLGQPLFIPLAIP; encoded by the coding sequence ATGAAAAAACTTGTTTCTTTGACCCTGGCCCTGATTCTTGCTTTGAGTGTTTTCTCCCTGGCTCGTGCTCAGGAGCAGCGGCTGCGGGTTTCCAGCACCACCAGCACGGATAATACCGGCCTGTTTGCAGCTCTTAATCCCCCTTTTGAAAAAATGTTTAACTGCCGGGTGGATGTTATCGCCGAGGGGACGGGAAAGGCCCTGAAAACAGGCGAGATGGGTGACTGCGATGTTGTTTTTGTGCATGCCCGGCAGGCCGAGGATAAGTTTATTGCGGCCGGGTTTGGTGTTAATCGCCGTGATGTAATGTACAATGATTTCATTATTGTCGGCCCCAAGAATGATCCTGCGGGAATCAAAGGCAGCAAGGATGCGGCCCTGGCCCTGGCCAGGATCGCCAGGGCACAGGCTTTTTTCGTTTCGCGGGGTGATGATTCGGGAACCCACAAAAAGGAGAAGGAAATCTGGGCCAAGGCAGGTCTTGAGCCTAAAGGACAGTGGTATGCCGAGGCTGGCCAGGGCATGGGTGCGGTCCTCCAGATGGCGCATGAGAAGAATGGCTACACCTTGTCGGACCGCGGCACCTATCTGGCTTACAAGAGCAAAATCAACCTTGAAATCCTCAGTGAAGGGGACCCGGCCCTGTTCAACCCGTATGGCATTATGGCAGTGAATCCGGCCAGACATCCCAAGGCGAATTACATTCTGGCTATGGCCTATATCGGCTGGGTGACCTCTCAGGAGGGACAAAAAATTATCCGAGAGTTCGGGAAGGACAAACTCGGCCAGCCTCTCTTTATTCCCCTGGCCATACCCTAG
- a CDS encoding helix-turn-helix transcriptional regulator, which produces MSKELFNTRELAEYLDINEKKIYSLILEKGLPATKVTGKWLFPKNLVDIWIDNNIQNYPWMKDKLEIFSESLIIAGSNDLLLAHILSFFQEQYQSILPFYSSIGSMGGINALKRGWCHIAASHMLSKEGEEYNLSCLKDILGDEFTMVNFAYRTQGLILASGNPKNIRGIKDMARPDVSIVNRQIGTGTRFLLEHELEKNGIESQTVRGYDRICLTHLDVGFEVLAGRADAGLAIQPVAQMLGLDFIPLRKERFDLIISKKLFFEDKIQAFIAFLRSKELIDYSRRFSGYDLHDIGNIIC; this is translated from the coding sequence ATGAGTAAAGAATTGTTCAATACCCGCGAACTGGCAGAGTACCTTGACATCAACGAAAAAAAGATTTACAGCCTTATCCTGGAAAAGGGCTTGCCAGCCACCAAAGTAACCGGAAAATGGCTTTTCCCCAAAAACCTGGTTGATATCTGGATCGATAACAACATACAGAATTATCCCTGGATGAAGGATAAACTGGAAATATTCAGCGAGTCCCTGATTATCGCAGGAAGTAACGACCTTCTTCTGGCCCATATTTTATCCTTCTTCCAGGAACAGTACCAGAGTATCCTTCCCTTCTACAGCAGCATTGGAAGCATGGGAGGGATCAATGCGCTCAAAAGGGGCTGGTGCCATATCGCTGCATCCCATATGCTCAGCAAGGAGGGCGAAGAGTATAACCTGTCCTGCCTCAAAGATATCCTTGGAGACGAATTCACCATGGTTAATTTTGCCTACAGGACTCAAGGGTTGATTCTGGCTTCCGGCAATCCGAAAAACATCCGTGGTATAAAGGACATGGCAAGACCGGATGTCTCCATCGTCAATCGTCAGATTGGCACGGGGACCAGGTTCCTGCTGGAACATGAGCTTGAAAAGAACGGCATCGAATCACAGACTGTCAGAGGATATGACCGTATTTGCCTGACCCATCTTGATGTCGGGTTTGAGGTTCTAGCGGGGAGGGCGGATGCGGGATTGGCCATTCAGCCCGTTGCCCAGATGCTGGGCCTGGATTTTATCCCGTTACGAAAAGAGCGGTTTGACCTGATTATCAGTAAAAAACTTTTTTTCGAGGATAAGATACAGGCATTTATCGCCTTTTTACGCTCAAAAGAGCTCATTGATTACAGCAGGCGATTTTCCGGTTACGACTTACACGACATAGGAAATATTATTTGTTAA
- a CDS encoding histidinol phosphate phosphatase domain-containing protein encodes MIDLHTHSFFSDGVLLPAELIRRAKVKGCQAVGITDHVDQSNFDSVIPRIITACARYSDSHGIIAIPGVEITHVPPQNIFDLVKEARDLGAVLVVVHGETLVEPVVPGTNFAALQADIDILAHPGLISEEEVALARDRSICLEITSRKGHSLTNGHVAQISRKLGARLVIDTDAHEPSDLIDQEMARKIGLGAGMTREEIETAFDNSKRIVDRCLVK; translated from the coding sequence ATGATCGACCTTCATACCCATTCTTTCTTCAGTGACGGTGTTCTTCTTCCGGCAGAATTAATCAGACGTGCCAAGGTGAAGGGCTGCCAGGCCGTAGGTATCACCGATCATGTTGATCAATCCAATTTTGATTCCGTGATACCGAGAATCATTACCGCCTGCGCCCGCTACTCTGATTCTCATGGTATTATTGCTATTCCGGGAGTTGAAATTACCCATGTCCCTCCTCAGAATATCTTTGATCTGGTGAAAGAGGCCAGGGACCTGGGCGCTGTGCTGGTGGTCGTGCATGGAGAGACACTCGTGGAGCCGGTGGTACCTGGCACGAATTTTGCTGCGTTACAGGCAGACATTGATATCCTGGCGCACCCCGGTCTGATTTCAGAGGAGGAGGTGGCTCTGGCCAGAGACAGATCGATCTGCCTGGAGATTACTTCCAGAAAAGGGCACTCGCTGACCAACGGACATGTTGCCCAAATCAGCCGGAAGCTGGGTGCACGACTGGTTATCGATACCGATGCTCATGAGCCTTCGGATCTGATCGATCAGGAAATGGCCAGGAAAATCGGGTTAGGGGCCGGGATGACCAGGGAAGAGATCGAGACAGCTTTTGATAACTCAAAGCGGATCGTAGACCGCTGCCTGGTGAAATAA
- a CDS encoding tetratricopeptide repeat protein gives MQIKKKMTRKQFLAQDDEVMSFMKKAVIWLKKNANLIIFGVIGIGVVAAAIWGIRYKKESDLRNSAKLLSEARASYYAKVEGEPGVDDLQSEKSFKNIKEKYTAAVKTLDQLLQLYPSSAHAEDALFLKADAYYHMGEYDKAILTYQQYLEKYKTRGAYSVEALSSTGYSYEAKGDYQEAARVFQKITDDYQSYLLRDSIFMELGRCYEQMKDWGKAKEVYQKVVANFSDSPLLKDAQEKLNKINSASAQAMTSAVPEPAKTGEASGTGQPPEPGQVSGEAAQTPAQAGTAPDAASKAPETVQPESGKAPDASQSPETAGKIPDTGSSVSGQGSASEKK, from the coding sequence ATGCAGATTAAAAAGAAAATGACCCGGAAGCAGTTTTTGGCTCAAGATGATGAAGTTATGTCATTTATGAAAAAGGCGGTAATCTGGCTGAAGAAAAATGCCAACCTCATTATTTTTGGAGTTATCGGCATCGGGGTTGTGGCTGCCGCCATCTGGGGTATTCGTTACAAGAAAGAATCTGATCTGCGAAACTCGGCAAAGCTCCTGTCGGAAGCACGGGCGAGTTATTACGCGAAGGTCGAGGGAGAGCCAGGTGTCGATGATCTTCAGAGCGAAAAGAGCTTTAAAAATATCAAAGAAAAATATACGGCAGCCGTGAAGACCCTGGATCAGCTTCTGCAGTTGTATCCTTCCTCGGCTCATGCAGAGGACGCCCTTTTTCTCAAAGCCGATGCCTACTATCATATGGGCGAATATGACAAAGCCATTCTCACCTATCAGCAATATCTTGAAAAATACAAGACAAGGGGAGCATACAGCGTCGAAGCACTTTCCTCTACCGGCTACAGCTATGAGGCTAAGGGAGATTACCAGGAGGCAGCCAGGGTTTTTCAAAAAATTACGGACGATTACCAGAGCTATCTGCTGCGCGACTCTATTTTCATGGAATTGGGCAGATGCTACGAACAGATGAAAGACTGGGGAAAAGCAAAAGAGGTTTACCAGAAGGTAGTCGCGAATTTTTCCGATTCTCCGCTGCTCAAGGATGCACAGGAAAAACTGAACAAGATAAATTCGGCCTCTGCCCAGGCAATGACTTCCGCCGTACCGGAACCGGCAAAGACCGGCGAGGCTTCCGGGACCGGACAGCCTCCCGAACCCGGCCAGGTATCCGGTGAAGCTGCTCAGACTCCCGCTCAGGCCGGGACAGCGCCTGATGCTGCCAGCAAAGCCCCTGAGACCGTTCAACCAGAATCCGGCAAAGCCCCTGATGCCAGCCAGTCGCCGGAGACTGCTGGCAAAATCCCCGATACCGGCAGCAGTGTTTCCGGGCAGGGCAGCGCTTCTGAAAAGAAGTAG
- the fabZ gene encoding 3-hydroxyacyl-ACP dehydratase FabZ: MLDIKAILEYLPHRYPFLLIDRVIEFEENKRIVAIKNVTINEPFFCGHFPGNPVMPGVLIMEALAQAGGVLCLASAGVKNHGLVYLMGLDKVKFRAPVTPGDQLKLEVCALKTHQRGWKMSAQAFVGSTLVAEGMILARGGGAQAEAGGTEAESNSIESASCTIEQ; this comes from the coding sequence ATGCTTGATATCAAGGCTATTCTGGAGTACCTGCCCCACCGATACCCCTTCCTCCTGATTGACAGGGTGATCGAATTTGAAGAAAACAAGCGGATTGTAGCCATCAAAAATGTCACCATTAATGAGCCCTTCTTCTGCGGCCATTTTCCCGGCAATCCGGTCATGCCCGGTGTGTTGATCATGGAGGCACTGGCTCAGGCGGGCGGGGTCCTGTGTCTGGCCTCGGCGGGCGTTAAGAATCATGGTCTTGTTTACCTCATGGGGCTTGATAAGGTAAAATTCCGTGCACCGGTCACTCCCGGAGATCAGCTTAAACTGGAGGTTTGTGCCCTCAAAACCCACCAGAGAGGATGGAAGATGAGTGCACAGGCTTTTGTGGGATCAACCCTGGTAGCTGAAGGCATGATTCTGGCCAGGGGCGGCGGGGCTCAAGCGGAAGCCGGCGGGACTGAAGCCGAATCCAATAGTATTGAATCCGCTTCGTGCACTATTGAACAGTGA
- the lpxA gene encoding acyl-ACP--UDP-N-acetylglucosamine O-acyltransferase produces the protein MNIHKTAIVHPNAQIEENVTIGPYCIVGEHVIIHSGTVLEAQVFLDGWTEIGKNCHVFPFAALGTPPQDLKFQGEKSELKIGQGTVIREAVTAHRGTSGGGGVTSIGENCLIMAYAHVAHDCHVGSHVILANGIAMAGHVTIEDYASIGGLTAIHQFTRVGSHAYVGGASAVSKDVPPYGMAAGNRTRLYGVNSIGLQRKGFSSEAIENIKKAYRLLLSSHLNVSQAIAQIEAEIDTPEVRYLVDFVKNSDRGICK, from the coding sequence ATGAATATCCACAAGACTGCAATTGTGCACCCTAATGCGCAAATTGAAGAAAACGTAACCATCGGCCCTTATTGCATCGTCGGCGAACATGTCATCATTCACAGCGGGACCGTTCTGGAAGCCCAGGTTTTTCTGGATGGATGGACCGAAATCGGAAAGAACTGCCATGTTTTTCCCTTTGCCGCTTTGGGTACTCCACCCCAGGATCTGAAATTTCAGGGAGAGAAGAGTGAATTGAAAATAGGGCAGGGGACCGTGATCCGCGAAGCCGTGACCGCTCATCGCGGCACCAGCGGAGGGGGAGGAGTCACCTCAATCGGTGAAAATTGCCTGATAATGGCCTATGCTCATGTGGCTCATGACTGCCATGTAGGCAGCCATGTTATCCTGGCCAATGGCATTGCCATGGCCGGTCATGTTACGATTGAAGACTACGCATCGATAGGCGGATTGACCGCCATTCATCAGTTTACCAGGGTCGGCAGCCATGCCTATGTCGGGGGCGCTTCGGCGGTATCAAAGGATGTTCCCCCCTACGGAATGGCCGCAGGCAACCGGACCAGACTGTACGGGGTGAATTCCATCGGCTTGCAGCGAAAAGGCTTTTCTTCGGAAGCGATCGAGAACATCAAGAAAGCTTATCGTCTGCTCCTATCGTCGCATCTGAATGTTTCTCAGGCAATTGCTCAGATCGAGGCAGAGATTGACACTCCTGAAGTCCGGTATCTCGTAGATTTTGTAAAAAATTCCGATCGAGGAATTTGTAAGTAG
- the lpxI gene encoding UDP-2,3-diacylglucosamine diphosphatase LpxI (LpxI, functionally equivalent to LpxH, replaces it in LPS biosynthesis in a minority of bacteria.), with protein sequence MEGLGLIAGSGQFPIVVANEAKKQGLRVVAVGINRITSPNLLFSVDKLSWIELGNLSKLIKEFKAEGITKAIMAGQIRHVNLFREIRIDWRTLLLLKRLINKKADTILGAVADELEREGIHILDSTQYLAPLLPQPGVITKRKPSKKEMKDIEFGFEIAKRIAGADIGQTVVVKDMTVVAVEAMEGTDETIRRGGVIGGKKTVVVKVSKPNQDMRFDVPVIGLGTMKSLKEAQAAVLAIESGKTLFFDREEVIAEADAENISLVSISASRTGR encoded by the coding sequence ATGGAAGGTCTGGGACTTATTGCCGGGAGCGGCCAATTCCCCATCGTCGTAGCCAATGAGGCCAAAAAGCAGGGCCTGCGGGTCGTTGCTGTCGGCATCAATAGAATCACCTCGCCGAATCTGCTCTTTTCCGTGGATAAGCTCTCCTGGATCGAGCTGGGAAATCTCAGCAAACTCATCAAAGAATTCAAAGCCGAGGGCATTACCAAGGCGATCATGGCCGGTCAGATCCGGCACGTGAACCTTTTCCGGGAGATCAGGATCGACTGGCGGACCCTGCTCTTATTGAAAAGGCTGATAAATAAAAAAGCTGATACCATCCTGGGAGCTGTGGCCGATGAATTGGAGCGGGAGGGAATTCATATTCTGGATTCGACACAATATCTCGCCCCTCTCCTTCCCCAGCCTGGAGTTATTACCAAAAGAAAGCCTTCGAAGAAAGAAATGAAGGACATAGAGTTTGGATTTGAAATCGCCAAGAGAATCGCCGGGGCTGATATCGGACAGACCGTGGTGGTTAAGGACATGACCGTCGTGGCTGTAGAGGCAATGGAAGGAACCGATGAAACCATCCGAAGGGGCGGTGTTATCGGCGGGAAAAAAACCGTTGTCGTCAAGGTAAGTAAACCCAATCAGGACATGCGCTTTGATGTCCCGGTCATCGGCCTGGGAACAATGAAGTCTTTGAAGGAAGCACAAGCTGCGGTGCTGGCCATTGAATCAGGTAAAACCCTCTTTTTCGACCGTGAAGAGGTCATTGCCGAGGCAGATGCAGAGAATATTTCCCTGGTCTCGATTTCGGCCAGCCGGACAGGGAGATAA
- a CDS encoding Gfo/Idh/MocA family oxidoreductase — protein MDKLKVGVIGVGHLGKHHVRIFSELEECELFGVADTDRERAQEIAGQYHAIALTDYRDMIGKVGAVSIAVPTVSHHRIARDFLAQGIDVLVEKPMTETLQQAQELIDLANQRKAILQVGHLERFNGAVLALEKHIHDPRFIESHRIAPFVERGVDVDVVLDLMIHDIDIILSLVKSRARRIEAVGVPVISSKIDIASARLEFENGCLANVTASRVSLKKERKIRLFQKDAYFSLDYADSQLYSCTVRREEENSGQYPFHIVRNDIPVQEVEPLRAELQAFVHSCRTRKKPVVSGEEGYEALCVAFQILEKIPAVV, from the coding sequence ATGGATAAACTCAAAGTCGGAGTAATCGGGGTAGGGCACCTGGGAAAGCATCATGTCAGAATCTTTTCCGAACTGGAGGAGTGTGAGCTCTTCGGAGTTGCCGATACTGACAGGGAGCGGGCACAGGAGATCGCCGGGCAATACCATGCCATTGCCCTGACCGATTACCGGGATATGATTGGCAAAGTCGGGGCAGTAAGCATTGCCGTCCCTACGGTATCGCATCACCGGATTGCCAGGGATTTTCTGGCTCAGGGAATCGACGTTCTGGTTGAAAAGCCGATGACCGAAACCCTTCAACAGGCACAGGAATTGATCGATCTGGCAAACCAGCGGAAGGCTATCCTCCAGGTAGGCCATCTGGAAAGGTTTAACGGGGCCGTACTGGCCCTCGAAAAGCACATTCATGATCCCCGCTTCATCGAATCCCACCGGATCGCTCCCTTTGTCGAGCGTGGGGTAGATGTTGATGTGGTCCTCGATCTCATGATCCACGACATCGATATTATCCTGAGCCTTGTCAAATCCAGGGCCAGGAGGATAGAGGCAGTCGGCGTTCCGGTCATCTCCTCAAAAATCGATATCGCCAGTGCCCGCCTGGAATTCGAAAATGGCTGCCTGGCCAACGTAACCGCCAGCAGGGTATCCCTCAAGAAGGAAAGGAAGATCCGCCTCTTCCAAAAGGATGCTTATTTTTCCCTGGATTATGCCGATTCGCAGTTATATTCCTGTACGGTCAGGAGGGAGGAAGAAAACAGCGGCCAATATCCATTCCATATTGTGAGGAACGACATACCGGTGCAGGAGGTCGAGCCCCTCAGAGCGGAGCTTCAAGCCTTTGTCCACTCCTGCCGCACCCGGAAAAAACCGGTTGTTTCCGGTGAGGAAGGTTATGAGGCTTTATGCGTTGCCTTTCAGATACTGGAAAAGATCCCGGCTGTGGTCTGA
- a CDS encoding CopG family antitoxin: MKENKKNDSVPNHFASLEEASDFWDTHDAGDSEKYLRPVNEEIEVGSELPQAVLPEPSLSEKIKKVAQQKGVSLETLVNLWLEERLPANK, from the coding sequence ATGAAAGAAAATAAAAAAAACGATTCTGTTCCCAATCACTTTGCCAGCCTTGAAGAAGCTTCAGATTTTTGGGACACCCATGACGCTGGTGATTCCGAAAAGTACTTGCGTCCGGTAAATGAGGAAATTGAAGTGGGCAGTGAGCTGCCTCAGGCAGTTTTACCGGAGCCTTCTCTCTCCGAAAAAATCAAAAAGGTTGCACAGCAAAAGGGAGTTTCCCTGGAAACGTTAGTAAATCTCTGGTTAGAAGAGAGACTTCCGGCCAACAAATAA